Proteins encoded together in one Phalacrocorax aristotelis chromosome 7, bGulAri2.1, whole genome shotgun sequence window:
- the PLAAT1 gene encoding phospholipase A and acyltransferase 1, protein MAAIQSFSAAHPGDPQPGDLIEIFRPAYQHWALYLGDGYVINVTPVDEGPPATFASAKSVFSRKARVRMQLLKDVVGSDTYHINNKYDDTYAPLPVEEIIRRAEYLIDQEVSYDLLGNNCEHFVTLLRYGEGVSDQANRAISAIGFVTAAAGAFSLLGLLRGRSRERQY, encoded by the exons ATGGCAGCTATCCAGAGCTTCAGCGCCGCCCACCCCGGCGACCCCCAGCCCGGGGACCTGATCGAGATCTTCCGGCCAGCTTACCAGCACTGGGCCCTCTACCTGGGGGACGGGTACGTCATCAACGTGACGCCCGTAG aTGAAGGGCCCCCAGCAACGTTCGCCAGTGCCAAGTCTGTGTTCAGCAGAAAGGCCCGGGTGAGGATGCAGCTCCTGAAGGATGTGGTGGGAAGTGACACCTACCACATCAACAACAAGTACGATGACACCTATGCTCCCCTCCCAGTGGAGGAGATCATCCGACGTGCTGAGTACCTTATTGACCAGGAGGTGTCCTACGACCTCCTTGGCAACAACTGCGAGCACTTTGTGACACTGCTCCGCTACGGCGAGGGGGTTTCTGACCAG GCCAACCGGGCAATCAGTGCCATTGGGTTTgttacagctgctgctggtgccttCTCCTTGCTGGGCTTGCTCCGGGGCAGATCCAGGGAGAGACAATACTGA